From one Alphaproteobacteria bacterium genomic stretch:
- the prmC gene encoding peptide chain release factor N(5)-glutamine methyltransferase, producing MANFSPPWPMTLSEFLHHYKDLNRPHLKRLIADHLGLTQEFLMAHPNFEIPESQAESLRLKANEFRQGAPLSRILGYREFWSLKFQLSKDTLDPRQDSETLIEAVLDHKSDRQAPLRILDLGTGTGCLMISLLKEYPQASGVAVDYNEGALKIAEKNAEAHQVSDRLILHHGSWFKGVTSAFDVIISNPPYIARDEYKDLDFIVKNYDPIGALTSGDRGLEAYEVIIPQAPDFLTQNGILVLEIGSTQKDDVLKILQDAGFQQPCVYQDLAHKDRCVVVEQN from the coding sequence GTGGCAAATTTTAGCCCACCATGGCCAATGACTCTTTCTGAATTTCTACACCATTACAAAGACCTGAATCGGCCGCACTTAAAACGCCTTATTGCAGATCATCTTGGGCTTACCCAAGAATTTTTAATGGCCCATCCCAATTTTGAAATCCCCGAATCCCAGGCAGAATCTTTGCGCTTAAAAGCAAATGAGTTCCGTCAAGGCGCGCCCTTAAGCCGTATTTTGGGATATCGGGAGTTTTGGAGTCTGAAGTTTCAGTTATCAAAAGATACTTTAGATCCTCGGCAGGATAGTGAAACCCTGATTGAGGCAGTGCTTGATCATAAATCAGACCGACAAGCTCCCTTACGCATTTTGGATTTGGGAACGGGAACTGGGTGTTTGATGATTAGCCTGCTTAAAGAATATCCCCAAGCTTCAGGTGTTGCAGTGGATTATAATGAGGGAGCCCTTAAAATAGCCGAAAAAAATGCTGAAGCCCATCAGGTGTCAGACCGTTTGATATTGCATCATGGGTCTTGGTTTAAGGGTGTTACAAGCGCTTTTGATGTGATCATTTCAAATCCCCCCTATATTGCGAGGGACGAGTACAAGGACCTGGATTTTATCGTGAAGAATTATGACCCTATTGGGGCCCTGACGTCGGGGGATCGGGGTCTTGAAGCCTATGAAGTCATCATTCCACAGGCCCCTGATTTTTTAACACAAAACGGTATTTTGGTTTTAGAGATAGGATCTACCCAAAAGGATGACGTACTTAAAATTTTGCAGGACGCAGGGTTTCAGCAGCCTTGTGTATATCAAGACTTAGCCCATAAGGATCGCTGTGTTGTGGTAGAGCAAAACTAA
- a CDS encoding CopG family antitoxin, with protein MTKRKNPVFNLDAEEKILSDSFDQGEWKSVQNLEAQKIKVQEAAANYLRKGARINIRISAVDLNHLKQKAAYEGLPYQTFIASILHKVAAGH; from the coding sequence ATGACAAAAAGAAAGAACCCTGTATTTAATTTGGACGCGGAAGAAAAAATCTTGTCAGATTCTTTTGATCAAGGAGAATGGAAAAGTGTACAGAATTTGGAAGCGCAAAAAATTAAGGTCCAAGAAGCCGCAGCTAATTACTTACGAAAAGGCGCCAGAATTAACATTAGAATTTCTGCCGTAGATTTAAATCATCTAAAACAAAAAGCTGCTTATGAAGGCTTACCCTACCAAACTTTCATTGCAAGCATCTTACACAAAGTGGCTGCAGGCCATTAG
- a CDS encoding toxin: MHNKITYNFDPEKNRKLIEVRRISFEKIISALDTRGALDVLMNPNYAHQKMYVVELHDYIYLAPFVEERNYIFLKKAYPSRKAEKIYLID, from the coding sequence ATGCACAATAAGATTACTTACAACTTTGATCCGGAAAAAAACAGAAAACTTATTGAAGTAAGACGAATTAGTTTTGAGAAAATTATCTCTGCATTAGATACTAGAGGGGCGCTTGATGTGCTCATGAATCCAAACTATGCACATCAAAAAATGTATGTAGTTGAGCTTCATGACTATATTTATTTGGCCCCTTTTGTAGAAGAAAGAAATTACATATTTCTTAAAAAAGCTTACCCAAGCAGAAAAGCAGAGAAAATCTACTTAATTGACTGA
- a CDS encoding C1 family peptidase: MLRYLKFSLLLLALSVSIPSSFGAAATDADHAGGAAGPVKRAYKLKFSRDGHLASHNWLHSKYDVAYLKSSPVASSLPASIDLRSGFGPIRDQGQLGSCTAFSSTGALQFVALKEQLAGLPAEFSELFQYWNSRALEGTVNQDAGASVADAIKCLCTIGVCPSTDWAYSDQGTQFTKKPTSIAYADAKNFADLDKGLTNINNTDVSALKSVLASGFPVVFGFQVYSSFESQIVATTGIVPIPTPSKEQYLGGHAVVLAGYDDASSTFWVRNSWGSGWGLQGYCKIPYAYLTNPNLASDFWAITKVGAISSTPTPANQAAQMQATLADLQAGHVNVMSAISSLSTAITALQTQEGKIAASLAALQTQIGALQVKL, encoded by the coding sequence ATGTTAAGATATTTAAAATTTTCATTACTTTTATTAGCGTTATCAGTAAGTATCCCCTCATCTTTTGGGGCAGCTGCAACGGATGCAGATCACGCAGGAGGCGCTGCTGGTCCCGTCAAAAGAGCATATAAGCTAAAATTTTCAAGGGATGGTCATCTGGCCAGTCATAACTGGCTTCATAGCAAGTATGATGTGGCATATCTTAAAAGCTCCCCTGTAGCGTCATCTTTGCCAGCATCCATTGACTTAAGATCTGGTTTTGGGCCCATTCGGGATCAAGGTCAATTGGGCTCTTGTACAGCCTTTTCATCAACAGGAGCTTTGCAATTTGTCGCTTTAAAAGAACAGCTTGCTGGGCTTCCAGCAGAATTCTCTGAACTTTTTCAGTATTGGAACTCACGGGCTCTTGAAGGAACAGTGAATCAGGATGCTGGGGCAAGTGTTGCAGATGCTATTAAATGTCTATGTACTATTGGAGTCTGTCCATCCACAGATTGGGCCTATAGCGATCAAGGGACGCAATTTACAAAGAAACCTACTTCAATAGCTTATGCAGATGCAAAAAACTTTGCTGATCTTGATAAGGGTTTAACGAACATTAACAATACGGATGTTTCTGCTCTTAAAAGTGTTTTAGCGTCTGGATTTCCCGTTGTTTTTGGATTCCAAGTCTATAGTTCTTTTGAAAGCCAAATTGTTGCAACAACTGGGATTGTTCCAATTCCTACTCCTAGCAAAGAACAATATTTGGGAGGACACGCTGTTGTTCTGGCCGGGTATGATGATGCATCATCAACTTTCTGGGTTCGTAACTCTTGGGGTTCTGGATGGGGTTTACAAGGGTACTGTAAGATTCCTTATGCTTATTTGACTAATCCTAATTTGGCAAGTGATTTCTGGGCCATTACAAAGGTGGGGGCCATTTCATCAACGCCTACACCTGCCAATCAGGCTGCGCAAATGCAGGCAACATTAGCAGATTTGCAAGCTGGGCACGTTAATGTGATGAGTGCAATTTCTTCTCTGTCAACAGCAATAACTGCTTTGCAAACACAAGAAGGAAAAATAGCTGCAAGTTTAGCGGCTCTTCAAACGCAAATTGGGGCGCTTCAAGTAAAGCTCTAA